Proteins from one Juglans microcarpa x Juglans regia isolate MS1-56 chromosome 6S, Jm3101_v1.0, whole genome shotgun sequence genomic window:
- the LOC121237621 gene encoding protein P21-like: MHLTSTKYSNKYIFSVLSKMIFSKTLSTCYFLYALCFSLAHAATFVITNNCPYTVWAGAVPGGGMQLNPGGGTWTLDVSAGTTGARIWPRTGCNFDAAGRGSCQTGDCGGLLQCQAYGAPPNTLAEYALNQFNNLDFFDISLVDGFNVPMEFSPTSNGCTRGIRCTADINGQCPNELRAPGGCNNPCTVFKTDQYCCNSGSCEPTDYSRFFKERCPDAYSYPKDDQTSTFTCNGGTNYKVTFCP; encoded by the coding sequence ATGCACCTCACAAGCACAAAGTACTCGAACAAATATATCTTTTCAGTACTCTCCAAAATGATTTTCTCCAAAACCCTGTCCACTTGCTACTTTCTTTACGCTCTCTGCTTTTCCCTTGCCCATGCAGCTACATTTGTTATAACAAACAATTGTCCCTACACGGTTTGGGCTGGGGCTGTACCTGGTGGTGGCATGCAGCTCAACCCAGGGGGTGGAACTTGGACCCTTGATGTTAGCGCAGGCACCACAGGGGCTCGCATTTGGCCAAGGACTGGGTGCAATTTCGATGCGGCTGGGCGCGGCAGTTGCCAAACCGGTGACTGCGGTGGGCTTCTCCAATGCCAAGCCTATGGTGCACCCCCAAACACCCTAGCAGAATACGCACTAAACCAGTTTAACAATTTGGATTTCTTTGATATCTCTCTCGTGGATGGGTTTAATGTTCCCATGGAATTTAGTCCCACCTCTAATGGGTGCACCCGTGGGATAAGATGTACTGCAGATATCAACGGGCAATGTCCCAATGAGTTGAGGGCTCCCGGTGGATGCAACAATCCATGCACTGTATTCAAGACCGATCAATACTGTTGCAATTCTGGGAGCTGCGAGCCCACAGACTATTCCAGATTTTTCAAAGAGCGTTGTCCCGATGCTTACAGTTACCCTAAGGATGACCAAACCAGCACATTTACATGCAATGGTGGGACTAACTACAAGGTTACCTTCTGCCCTTGA